Proteins from a genomic interval of Quercus lobata isolate SW786 chromosome 11, ValleyOak3.0 Primary Assembly, whole genome shotgun sequence:
- the LOC115968391 gene encoding eukaryotic translation initiation factor 4B3, whose translation MAATVSPWAKPGAWALDAEQHEEEELLQQQQQQQQQNSAIHAEPLADFPSLSAAAASAPAKSKKKKGQTLSLAEFSTYKPGQAQQKQSHQQPQGLTTEELLALPTGPRQRTEEEIERDRTRIGGGFKSYGLSNGDSGSRWGSSRVSDEGRRNRESNREPLGPSRADETDDWGAAKKTSIGSNGFDRRERGERGGERGGERERGGFFNSQSRADDSDNWGSSKAFAPTEGRRFSSERKVVGFASNGGADSSENWGRNKKEESVAAGGDRPRLNLQRRTLPVVNIEKQEGEETESKVFVPVAAAPRSVNPFGEARPREDVLAEKGQDWKKIDEQLEAVKIKETAPEKLERRRSFGLGNGRAEDRTERTWRKPDSPLESRPQSAENVENGVGEEN comes from the exons ATGGCGGCAACAGTGTCTCCATGGGCCAAACCAGGCGCGTGGGCTCTAGACGCCGAGCAACACGAAGAGGAAGAGCTTCTCCAACAgcaacaacagcaacagcagCAGAATTCCGCGATTCACGCCGAGCCGCTCGCGGATTTTCCTTCGCTTTCGGCGGCGGCGGCTTCGGCTCCGGCCAagtcgaagaagaagaagggtcaGACTCTGTCTTTGGCCGAGTTCAGTACTTACAAGCCGGGCCAAGCTCAGCAAAAGCAGTCTCATCAGCAGCCGCAGGGTTTAACGACTGAGGAGCTTTTGGCTCTCCCTACTGGACCGCGCCAGCGGACCGAGGAAGAAATCGAGCGCGATCGAACCCGGATCGGCGGCGGGTTCAAATCTTATGGCTTGAGTAACGGGGACTCGGGTTCTCGCTGGGGGTCTTCTAGGGTTTCCGATGAGGGGAGGAGGAATCGGGAGTCGAATCGGGAGCCGTTGGGGCCGTCTCGGGCTGATGAGACCGACGATTGGGGAGCCGCGAAGAAAACTTCGATCGGAAGCAACGGTTTCGATCGgagggagagaggagagagagggggagagagaggaggagagagagagagagggggttTCTTCAATTCGCAGTCGAGGGCGGATGATTCGGACAATTGGGGGTCGAGCAAGGCGTTTGCGCCGACGGAGGGGCGGAGGTTTAGCTCGGAGAGGAAGGTGGTGGGGTTTGCTTCGAATGGCGGCGCGGATTCGTCGGAGAATTGGGGGAGGAACAAGAAGGAGGAGAGTGTGGCTGCTGGTGGCGATAGGCCGAGGCTGAATTTGCAGCGGAGGACTTTGCCTGTTGTGAATATTGAGAAGCAGGAGGGGGAGGAGACGGAATCGAAGGTTTTTGTGCCGGTGGCGGCTGCGCCGCGTTCTGTGAATCCGTTTGGGGAGGCGAGGCCGAGGGAGGATGTGCTGGCGGAGAAAGGGCAGGATTGGAAGAAGATTGATGAGCAGCTGGAGGCTGTGAAGATTAAGGAGACTGCGCCGGAGAAGTTGGAGAGGAGGAGGTCGTTCGGGCTCGGGAATGGTCGGGCTGAGGATAGGACTGAGAGGACTTGGAGGAAGCCGGATTCACCATTGGAGAGTCGTCCCCAGAG TGCTGAGAATGTTGAGAATGGTGTTGGTGAAGAAAATTGA